From the Xenopus laevis strain J_2021 chromosome 7L, Xenopus_laevis_v10.1, whole genome shotgun sequence genome, the window ATGCcttcatttataaatagaaacattgccTCAAGGGTTAAACCTCTAGTAAGACCTTAGGTCATTATAAGGATATTGGtaagctggaaaaaatcagatcCATTAAACCAGCTTAATAACTTGAATGGATCACTTTACAATTATAATGGGTTCTGCATTATTAGAACAGTTATAGATTTTTCTGAAATTGAGTTTGTAATAGCAGATTTCCTgtatttgtatgtacagtatatataataatgtctcttgattaaaatgcagctatttgtatgtacagtatatataataatgtctcttgattaaaatgcagttatCACAAGATGCAGAGCACACTTTGCCCCGTGATTGTGAGGGAACCCTATAATGTTGACCCTGGGAAAAAGTCTGGTTGGTGTAAGTAGAGGCTCAGTTCTTTCCCCTTAGTATGGAGACTATAggctataataaattattttcagaaGCTTTTGATGGATATGATCACATAGATAACTCCATACCAATCAAGGGTGAGAGGGTAACGTTCATCTGTATTCCAAATGGGCCAATTAAAGGATGCCAGATTTAACTGGTCATTCAGCCCCTTCAGACCTAACCAGCAGCTTATGTGCCCATGTAAGGGGCCCACCAATGGGCCTGCTCAACAAATATCTGGCTAAAAATTAGCCAGATATTAGTAGGGCAACAACAGAAATCCTCTAGCATAAGAAGTACATTGGCACATCGATCATACAAGTCTCTGTATGCTCCAGTGGATGATCCAGTTGCTGGCCTTAGGTTTCAGTCCAATTTGCCCAagcatgtgggtggccaaatcaggcctAGATTTTCTTGTTTGAAGACCTCGTCTTATGAGCAGATATGGCTGTTTATGGCCACCATCAAAAATATTCTCTCAATAATGTattaatttctttatatataacTATGAAAATGGATCTTGAAATCAATAGTTGTAGAGATAAGATAATATAgtacaagacgaaacagcaccaccttctttttagaaattaaaacgcctttattggaaccctttagggcattacagcaacgtttcgggtcacacctgacccATTGTCAAGCTTAACTGACATTTTATAACACACCAATTTATACCCCCACCTCTCCACCTAGTGGTTGATACATAGCATGTGATAGGTAacatattaaccttttaaatatCTAACAATGTTTCCAACATATTAACCTTTTTAAATATCCAAACATTGTGGATATTTAAAAAGGTTAATATGTTGGAAACATTGTTAGatatttaaaaggttaatatgtTACCTATCACATGTTATGTATCAACCACTAGGTGGAGAGGTGGGGGTATAAATTGGTGTGTTGTAAAATGTCAgttaagcttgacaaagggtcaggtgtgacccgaaacgttgctgtaatgccctaaagggttccaataaaggcgttttaatttctaaaaagaaggtggtgctgtttcgtcttgtacTACTAAGTGTATACCCGtggaaaagtggccactggataacttgcaccacaagaaagaaaaagccaggaggctgtgctGACTACCTTGTATATACCATGAGATAAGATAATATAccttattttaagtatttttaacgATATTCTAACAGCGACCTGCAGTGGCCGAATTTTTATTAGAAATGGTAGAATGTTTGCATGGCTTTTCcaagcatttgtatttttatgaatGGTGCGAGCACAAAGCGAACCAGATGCCTCACCCGTCTCCAGGGTTCAGCAAATTAGATTGTAGTGTAATGATAAATCAAAGTAGCTGCAAACTGAAATTAGTTGGTAAAACTTTAAGGCTTATGAAAGGGAAATCCCACCCAAAGAAAAGaaattttccatgaaaattcatttCTAAGCAACGTTGCAATACTGTATACATtacttaaacattttaaatgattttaatgcTAATTGtaaattttgtaactttttttttgcagttttaatctgtccctttctattctatgCACTACTTCTCCTGACTCTTCAAACAATGTAGAACAAGTTGATTCTCCTCCAGTCAAGACTTTAATTCCCAGAATGGGGAGAATGTTTCTTCACAGGTCTGTCGATTACAGAACATGCAAGGTTTTATGGTAATTGGGAGTCCTGACTAGATGAGAATGTCTGCTACAGTGTGTTGTTTCAAGAGTtagaactagcagtgcagagaatagaatggAAGAGATTAATACTGCTTACAATAGAAATACATTTGaaaggctgttcacctttgagttaactttaagtatgatgtaaagagtgattttctgaaacaatctgcaattggttttaatttttttattattcgtgttatttgcaatttaagcaatctggttgctagggtcaaaattaccctagcaaatatgcattcatttaaataaaagactagaatatgaataggagagggcatgaatagaaagatcagcaataaagagtaacaataacaatgcatctgtagccttacagagggtGAAGCACCCTTTTAAAGTCACTGAtgtaatagaaagatagatagatagatagatagatagatagatagatagatagatagatagatagatagatagatagacagtacACAGTGTGACTATAATGTGGCTCAGTTTTACAGCCCAATGGAGTATATATTTAGTACAAGtctataaataaaaactgtataataacatAAGAGGAGAATACTATAAACAGAGTCTTAAAAGCCTCATTTAGGAGAAGAATGTGTACATTTGTTGTGTGTGTAAAAGGTCAGTTCTGGGTAATATAACAGAGTTAATGTAAGCTCTTGCAGTGAAGGTACTTCACTTTGTTTATTACTCAtacttatattgtatttatacaattCATTCATACTATAGTATTGATACGGATTGTAAAATGTTCTTATTTGTTAAGAATGTTACTTGATCATAAACCTTAAACATTTTCAGACATATAATATGATTGGTTGTCAATGTGAGAACCAAGACACACACTTAAAACTTTACAGTGACAGAGTAAGCAAGCAGTTCCTTTGCGGGTGGGGTTTGGGTTTGCCACACTTGCCCAAATAATGTTTACTACATGCAAATTGCAAACTGATATATAATCCTCTTATTATCTTTACTCTTATCATCTTCCAGTGTAAATGCCCAACAGTACAAGTATAATGAGATGCATCTTTAGTTCCCTGCCAGTTGTCGTTCAGCTTATTTAGCTTAAATAAATTGGGCTTAATGaggtcgtttgcacatggatagggaactggctacaggatcgggtacagagggtggttattaatggtacattttatacttggagtaaggttcttagtgaggTCCATGAGGGGTctttattgggtccacttttatttaacttgttcattaatgacttaggggagcgTATTGTATtgaagtaatgtatcagtgtttgcagttgacacaaaactatccagcccaattaattccatccagggtgtgacatccttgcagcaggatcttgacaaactggcaatccaggcagctaagtggcagatgagatttaatgttgattaatgtaaagtcatgcacctgggatgtaaaaaatatgcaggctacgtatacccttaatgggactgcactaggcaaatccataatggaaaaggaccttggagtccttgtagttAATAAACTCAGCTGTAGCAAGCAAgcggcatcaagggcaaatacggtcttgaactgtattaaaagggcataGATTCCTGGGAGGAGGGCTTTATTCTGCCACTGTACAGAatactggtaaggccccatctaaaatatgcaatacagttttggtctcctttgctcaaacaggacattattgaattagagaaggATTGTTCAcggcgcttaaaggagaactaaacccccccatggccaaaagtccccactgcccccccttcctgcctccccctgcacagtgttaccgcagaattgtgtcccctctagaaatactgaccacacatgcagagtcagcggagACCATGGGCCCCATCTTTTTCAATCCGGTAGTCTTCCTAAAGGGAGCGCCGTATTGGCACGTGCGCAGTtagagcaatcttccggttcatgacaactgcacatgcgccgaaagtgaagtatattgctgaagggaaggaagaagacccgaagaataccgaagcgctggaagatggagcctgtgagctccgctgcgctgactctacATCTTCTGGGGTAActctgtgcaggggggaggccgGGAGGGGGGGCCAGTTTGGACTTTTGGccgtgggggtttagttctcctttaagggggatatgataactatgtataaatatataaggggttcaTACAATAACCACTCTAtcgctttatttaacagtaggtctttccagctaacaattagaaaaaaggaggttccCTCTAAATAttctaaagggtttttttttttacagtgagagctgtgaacatgtggaattctctccctgaatcagtcgtactggctgataAAGTAGATcactttaagaagggtttggatggacttttagcaagtaaggggaatacagggttatggaagatagctcatagtataagttgatccagggactagtccaattgccattttggagtcaggaaggaatttttccccatctgatgcaaattggagaggcttcaaatggggttttttgccttcctctggatcaactagcagttaggcaggttatatacagatttAAGGTTTAACTTGATTGATGTGTGTCTTTTtataacctaacttactatgttacaatgttatTTATGTTGCCCTTCAAACATCTGTCTTGGTGTCTAACACCGTAAAGGTCATATCAGTAGGATTTAATACAAACTCCCCTACCTTATTTATAGTTTCAGTGAATCCACCAAATATCTTTTAAGGTTTTACAGATTCATGGTTACAGTACATATAGCTAATTTGATGTGGCAAATGTGGACCTGAAAATGTTTTGCATCTATGCCTTAAATGAGATTAAAGAAGGTTTGGACTAGGGACTTCTTGACTTGTGTTAATCtaattttacacttaaaggggttgttcacatttaaattaactttaagtatgatgttgacagtgatattctgagatattctGGGATATTTTAACATTAgcggtctttgagttatttagctttttattcagcaactttccactttgcagttttagcaatctggttgctatggtccaaattaccatagcaaccatgcatggatttgaataggagactggactatgaataggagatgcctgaatagaaagatgagtaataaaaagtagaaataacaataaatgtgtagccttacagagcatttgtttttagatggggtcagtgacgagTCGaaggaagaagacaaataatcaTTGAGAATGTAACGTACAATAGAGAAGTCAGTAAGATCACCATACATTCTCCCATTTCAACAGATCCATATCCAtctctctggggcagatttatcaaaggttgaggtgaattttcgaatgaaaaaaaatttgaatttcgagtttttttttgtacttcgactatggaatagtacaaattcaatttgaatttggaaaaaatttcgaaatgtatcatgtactgtctctttaaaaattcaacttccaccattcaccaactaaaacctgccaaattgctgttttagcctatgggggatctcctagaacctatttggagtcaattgttggactttgaaaaatgtaaatttttttggggaaaaacgtaGAATCTAATTGGaatgaatgcgctattcctttgattcatacgattcgaattcggcagaatacggacctattcgaccaaaaaaaacttcgacttaatttcagttggtctttttgaattagaatttcgaagttttttcaatttgaaatttgacccttgataaatatgccccttggtgttcttgTAGGTATTGTGTATAGGCACTGGTAAATTTACCCACCATATATTGCCTACGATTGACTCAAAATAATTGGCACCGAATGGGTTAATAAGGGGAGAATACATTTATGTTTCACCTTTTATACAATTAATAATTATGCAATgagcaattgtaaaaaaaaacagggcgaATTTCTGTTTATGTTTATTAGTCCCCTTTTGTACAGCTCAGCAGAAAATTTTGGTACAATTATACAAATCACCAACAGAGTGTAAAAACTTCTGTTCAACAGGAGAAGTGATGTTGCTGTTTAGCGTTTGCAGTTGTGTgcatataatgaaagaaaatattcatAGGCACGGTGGAAAGATACAGGAAGAACACCATTCAGACAAATCcaatttgtttgtgcaaaagaAACAATAAATTTCGATGCCCACAATCTGAGTTACACTTAGAGATAAGGAATGGccatctgataaaaaaaaagctcatgaAAGTAAGATTTTCTGTTGTATAAGACCAAACTGAATATTGTGGGTGAGTTTGACAGGCTGCACTGTACAGTACATGCAGAAGGTTCCAGCACTAGCATTTGGTTATCATGCTGTGCagtttgttattattacagaacctTGCAGTCTGCCTAGTTTGGTTTCCAGGGATCAGTGCAATAATATGACCTCAATTGGTAGCATTAGTTGAGGGATATTTAGCACCAGTATGACAATATACCAAGAACAATCCTAGCAGGACAACAACCACAATTTTAGAATATTGAAATATGCAGCTCCAGAATGCATAATTAAATGTTCTTGATGCAGTCATTTGGCCATGACTGCTCTTCATTTTGACAGTCTTCCCCACATTGTGTGCTCTTGAGGAATATGTTTTTAGAAATAATAAGGATTGCATGTAAGATACAGTATGtctttataactttatttataaaacaggGAAGGATATGCAGTTCTACTGTGAAAAGTACACACCTTGCCCCtttgagcttacaatctgtttTATACAATCTAAGTGATATGAATCATCAGCACAGAGTGGCTTAGAGGACTATTAAGCAACATGGTTTAAGATGAGACCGCATGAAAAGAGGATTTATACATAAAAGAAAAGATTTTATGCTGTGTTAGAAGGGATGTTTTCATTGGTagtctaaaaaaaaagtatggtagTCCTCTTTGTATCACTACCTCCATCTAGTGTtcatttttgtatcttttttttcctcACAGGTTTTCCTCCCTCCAAGACTTCACAAGGTCCTGGGAAGTGAGGGGCTTTGGCCCAGAATCTCTTTGACCTCCCTTTTCTTTGGGGCAGCTCCTGGGATCCCCAACCTGCTGCAATGGGTGGGTTATAATCACTGGTAAGAGGTGATTGTATGAGCTGTTTTGTGTCTCCTGCACCTCTTTGTCTGTATACTGATCTCTCTCCTGTCTGCTTTGCTGTTCTCTGTGCTATCGGGGTGTTCTCCTCAGGTAATGAGGAGCACTGGGGTCAGCCCACCCTGGAGATGCTGAAAAGAAGGGACATTCTGGCTATTGTGCTGATCGTTCTGCCCTGGACTTTACTCATCACAGTGTGGCACCACAGCACTCTGTCCCCGCTGCTCACTGCACACAAGGGTGAGGAGACTCTGCAACCCTACTCCCATCAGCCTTCACAATCCCATCATGCCACTGCCATGTACTTTATACATCATCAGTCTGTGGCTCAATCCTATATCACTGACCACAACTTCAACATTACTCATACCCACCAGCTTgccttgtattttatttatgttctttAGCCTACGTACATACAGCAAGTGAACTAGGAGCATTGATGCATGTTGTCAATAAGATAGATATCTTGTTTTATACATAAGAGAATTTAACAAGCATAACATGTCAACTCAAATTTATCCCAAAGAATAAGGTTAACGatgcaaagaaagggaaaagaaacaattgaaaattattgtcctataaagaaaataaagtaaaaaaaatacaggaaaagtctgaaaaatataGTAGGGTTTGACATTCAGGCAGGAAGTTAAAAGTCCTTGGTTAACTGACTCATTAAACTCTTACATTATCCATGTCGGTTCTatctttttttaactgtttttgttTATAGCAAAAACAGATACATACTACCTATTGCTTGAAACCCCATTCATGTTTTTCTGTTTTGATATTTGCCTTGTATTCACAAAACCAATATAACTACAATCATGCCAAATAATTGTAAACTCCATATTCACCCATTTACCCTTACAAACATTAaattaattgttcagtataaaaataaaaactgggtatatgaataggctgtgcaaaataaaaaatgtttctaatataattagttgtgtaatgtataaaggctggagtgactggatatacaaaacactacttcctgcttttcagctctctccagggtaaccagtcagtaaccaatcagtgacaggaggggggccacatgggccagaactattgcttttgaatctgagctgaatgctgaagatcattgcaaactcaatgaacagttatgtcccatgtggtcccccttcaagtcgctgactaactcaagagagctgaaaagcaggaagttggattctggctattatattagacacccagtcactccagcctttatacattacattttgcctaacaaactatattagaattttttttattttgcacagcccatctatttattcagtttttatttttacactgaattgttcctttaaagtttagcATTTCTTTCCCCATACTTAACCAAATATTTGTCCCTGATTCCTATTCATTACTGTAAAATATTGTAGCCACCAACCTTTCCTTTATTGCAGGGCTTTGACTTTAGGCTGAAGCAAAGAGAAATTCGAGATCTGAAGTTAGcaattactgtataatataatattatattagaaCCCcaattactgtataatataatattatattggaACCCCTCATTGATGAAACTTTAATTGTCCTTTATAGTTTGCTCACATGATTCTTTCAGGAGGGGGTAAATGGTTACGGAAACAAACCCATGCAATTCTCTGTCTTGTTGTAACAGTGAATGAATCCGGCAGTGATTTGAAGAGGAATTGCATGACTCTCTGGCATGCTAATGGAATAGTATTATATGGCTGATAGAGCCACAAATATGTAATGCAGTTTGTTCAGCTGCATGCTCTTTTTTTCTGGGTGaaatcaggaaaaaaacacttttgagtAAATTACAGCAAATATAATTAGACAGTTGGCGAACGTTTTTATAACAGTTTGATACTAATAATTTTGGCAAAGAATAGCCATTAGGAAATAAAATCATCCAACTACATATTAACAGTGTAGAATGAACAGTGAAATATTCATCTGTCTCTGTGGCTTATCATAAAAAGTAACTTCCCTGGTTATAAGAATGTCATTTCTCACACTAGGCATAACCCTGACTCTACTTTATTCATTACAGAAGACGGGAGTGAGGGTCGGAGGGATGGGAGCCAAGGCTCTGATTCCAGGGAATATTGTTCCTCTGACCGGGATATTGTAGAGGTTGTGAGGACAGAATATGTGTATACACGGCCCCCACCATGGATGGGGAATCTGCCTATTATCCATGTCATTACCCCAACATACAGCAGACCAGTGCAGAAAGCCGAGCTGACACGCCTATCCAACACCTTACTGCATGTACCCAACCTGCACTGGATCCTGGTGGAGGATTCCCAAAGACGCACTCCTCTAGTCACCAGATTGCTTCAGGATTCTGGCCTCAACTATACGCATCTCAATGTAGAGACACCACGTAATTACAAACTAAGAGGTGATACGCGTGACCCACGTATACCTCGTGGAACAATGCAAAGGAATCTGGCCCTGCGCTGGCTCAGGGAGACCTTCAATAGAAACAACAGCTTACCAGGGGTTGTTTATTTTGCTGATGATGATAACACATACAGCCTTGACTTGTTCGAGGAGGTGAGTATGGAGGGATAATCTTAACCTCTAACTACCTTAGCAGGCAGTACTAGAGCTGGGTAtcattcagtggtgtaactagagtgcgccggggtccccctgcaaaaaatcttcagaggggcctggcgcactccgACCCCCTTCCTCATGCTCTGCCCACGTCACACCTCCACCCCACCCATGCCCTGCCCGACTCTGCCCATGTCCCAACCCGACTTGCGTCCCCCTTCCTAGCcagtaagagagcagctggggaggagggggtttcttattagctatagagaaaaTAGaacccacagtccaggcccccctgttccccaggtCCCCCAGCGACTGCGggttctgcttcttctatagttacgccacaaGTATTGTTAGACAAGTTCCTGCGTATCAATTACACTGCTTGTATTTTTCATCTGGACTGGTGTATGAGATGAAAGGTTTTCATTagttattttgtataaaaaaagatatattgtttagggattcaccgaatccaggattcggccaggattctgcctttttcagcaggattcagattcagccgaatccttctgcctggctgaaccgaagccgaaaactaatttgcatattcaaatttggggcagggagggaaattgcgtgattttttgtcacgaaacaaggaattaaaatatgttttcccctccccccccctaatttgcgtatgcaaataaggggttGATTCGATATTCAGTctaatctttcgctaaggattcgggagttcggctgaatgcaaaatagtggattcggtgcatccctaatattgttgtggggcccagtaactttaACACCATAATACAAAGCAAATCCAGGATGATGCCAGCTGTACAGTTTCcttgttttcatttctttctcTCTGCTGTACTCATCTTTCTTACACTCTTTATTCATGTCTTCAAGGTTTCATCCAGGGCTGCACCCCACCTGTGGAATTCACTTTGTCTCTCTTGTAGTTATTCAACACTCCTTCAGAAGATCTCATAAATTCTTATTATCTAGCCCTCAAAGCTAT encodes:
- the b3gat1.L gene encoding galactosylgalactosylxylosylprotein 3-beta-glucuronosyltransferase 1 isoform X1: MGNEEHWGQPTLEMLKRRDILAIVLIVLPWTLLITVWHHSTLSPLLTAHKEDGSEGRRDGSQGSDSREYCSSDRDIVEVVRTEYVYTRPPPWMGNLPIIHVITPTYSRPVQKAELTRLSNTLLHVPNLHWILVEDSQRRTPLVTRLLQDSGLNYTHLNVETPRNYKLRGDTRDPRIPRGTMQRNLALRWLRETFNRNNSLPGVVYFADDDNTYSLDLFEEMRNSRKVSVWPVAFVGGLRYESPKVNAAGKVFGWKTVFDPHRPFAIDMAGFAINLRLILQRPQAYFKLRGVKGGYQESSLLRELVTLNDLEPKADNCTKILVWHTRTEKPVLVNEGKKGFTDPNVEI
- the b3gat1.L gene encoding galactosylgalactosylxylosylprotein 3-beta-glucuronosyltransferase 1 isoform X2, with protein sequence MLKRRDILAIVLIVLPWTLLITVWHHSTLSPLLTAHKEDGSEGRRDGSQGSDSREYCSSDRDIVEVVRTEYVYTRPPPWMGNLPIIHVITPTYSRPVQKAELTRLSNTLLHVPNLHWILVEDSQRRTPLVTRLLQDSGLNYTHLNVETPRNYKLRGDTRDPRIPRGTMQRNLALRWLRETFNRNNSLPGVVYFADDDNTYSLDLFEEMRNSRKVSVWPVAFVGGLRYESPKVNAAGKVFGWKTVFDPHRPFAIDMAGFAINLRLILQRPQAYFKLRGVKGGYQESSLLRELVTLNDLEPKADNCTKILVWHTRTEKPVLVNEGKKGFTDPNVEI